ggtaagtgaaatattactgcattctgtcctacagacttgtgggatagaaattactttaaattggacctgtacaagggcctattttatgaatttattcatgcttactcaacattttatatgcatagattttggtattttgattctgattttgaaattttttttctccccaaagtttaactttcttccattttttttctcccttcatattttttgttttgtttctgttgtttttaaattcttttaataattgactcatacaccctcATAgttcaacaatgcatcctgagctgaactggatgttttttaacacccacttaaggggggattatattttaataaaatccaagattttgaaattttttgtttgagaaatatcttcaaagaagaagcttgctaactcctaaatccagagaacgaactgttgcagaaagatgccagaaaacctacagtacatcaagaagatcaagaatgaactttgggtgtggttgattgaactgaaatttgattgaatatttattgtaaatgtacacttttatgccaaatgggactgcccctaatttggcttttttgtcaatgagcccagcaaaacattggtttttccttctctcttttctaatcctccctaactattgtaatttcatagctggtatgtttacaagacccatcggagagactagtcttcctcgggcctcaggggtaattgtgaattttaaaactattccaccctacttagaccatactttagaagatctgatttagctatttcctgattagtaacaatggagatacttggtttaacagaatcaggtcttgagaactctacattgctccaccctacttagttttaacaaggtcaggaatgtctgcacccatactcaaggagtaagtatctgagaagatggtcttcaacagatatgtgcagaaacagctgacagacccctgggctgtcctaagtcaagctaagctatcattggtacagatgagatgcagaaaagtgaaataaaaccatctatataaggcacatcacttcctctcttctctctctttccccggagaggcgactggctggcagtgtgctaagtgttccgacatcttggtgtggtggcagctatttgtctgggtttggcagtgagtttgttCTTGGGCTGATTCAGGTttaggcatcttggctgagccctcttggagttcaggctgattccttcctcctttactctccaaaaccttaccttcctagagccccTGGTCTTCttcctggcactagccaggcgggagaaatcctacagcctttccttcttaatttctttccactatatcaattaaatcaccataaatttccagctgacttggttatatatatattttttatatttgggatatccatggagACCAagtaattaacatagtttaggtcacaatattaatattaaaattatcctttacccAATCACTGCAGAGAGGTGTTTTAGGATCACCaagttcttcaaggaaatataGCACACAACAAAGCATGCAGGATAGGAAATAGGACTAAGCACTCAGGATAAGCAGCCACACTCCCCAaatacctccagagagagaccaCCAGACCCAACAGTCTCTAAGTCACAGCTTAACCCTTCCTGCAAAATTCCAGAATAGTTTCCTTTTTCGCCTCATGCTACTGTGTCCTCTGAAAAACCTACGAAACTTACCACTTCCTTACCATAGTACTTATGTTCTTGTTAACCAAAATGTTAACTTCACCTAGGCAAAGAGAATGAATGATTCCCTTTTTagaagtgtaaactcagaataggaaaagagaaccaagaatttcctttcgcAATTCACCTGGTGATCATTTGGGTGACTAATCTCTCCCAGAGATCATTTTAACATAAATCAGAAAATACAATAGATACAACCCTACAACCCTTCCTGGTTGAGAagtaattaatctctgcctgtaTTAAGCAGGcctggagcaaaacatttaggttgataggatagataacttctttATCTTCCTcacatatttcttctttgttgctttttctctatttataaatatttgtaaataaatttctgactcaaaatataataaatatcggTGatcacataattttaaaaaataaagggatcagagacaaactttatctccaaaatgtaatgaTGTAATGTGAGAAATATAGTGTGATGCTAGGAATTGgagttctggggagcagattctaattatacaagaAAAACAAGTAGAGATATAGAGAGTAAGGTAAGTGGATCATTtccataacaatatggaaataaaaaaaaacattttaagtataAAACTAAAGCTTACAGCCCCTCATTTTGCCTAGTCTAGCAAATTTATCCTCATTCCTCTTTTCCTCAAATCAGAGGCTATATGATAAGAAtggaagaagggaataagcatttgcaAATACCTGCTGTTTGACCTCTACTGAGTAAAGGAATTCATAATTATCACTAATTTCATAACATCCCTGTGAGTTTGATAGTCTTGTTGTCCTCAATTCATAGTTGAAGTAAACTGAGGTGAAttaacttgcccagagacactTGCAGACCATTTCTTTGAGGTttgattaaatttgtttttctgactccaagttctgaTCTCTTACCCCCTTCAATACCAGCTGCCTTTAATTTCTAGATATTGTACAAATGTCTATCCTTCTATTACAAGAGGTAAATAAAGATGGAATTTTCTGATTGCAAATGGTTTTccatgatctctgccctcctatAAATATGTCATTTTGTAGTCCTTACTTGCATGCTAGCTTTCCTTTAAATGgaccatatttttttatttttctctcctgatcccttcccttcttttttatgcCCAGGGTTACGAATTCCTAGAGAAAATTTTATCTCCAGCTTTCAGCAAGGGAAAGCACAATGGCTACTAGAGCAAGAAGACCCAAGACGCTCCTGTTCAGGTGAGTTCAAAGCAGATGTATTAGGTCTGTTATTCCAAAAGACTTTTATCTGTTGTGATAAAGGGAGTGGTATACTTCGGGACTGGCAGACCAATGCTGAATCATGCTGTTCATTTCCTAAGAAGTGGATGATAGACTCAGTATATGGTATGAGACATAATTTATGGTAGGTTGTAAAATTAAATGAATCTTTATTATGTGAGCCCTTAATGGCATACAATCTTTGCATCTTTAGAGAAAAGTAAACTcatattccattttaaatattattgcCTGAGAGTTGAAAAGAAACGAAGTTGTTTCCCTGCTTAGCATACAAAATTTACCTAGACTGACCATAATGCGATAATGTGATAATGCATCCAAAATAACGAAAGCAGAATACTGGAAGGTTATCTGAGATTCACAAAATTATACGAATAATGCAGTAGTCACTtttaggaaagatagaaagggcaatggagaaagaCTATCCAGTACTGCAGACAAAGCATGCTTGTGCACAGGGTTTGAGTAACTCATGACATGACTTGCAAAGTATGAAGAGAATGTTGGGCCTGTCTGTGTCACAGGTACTTTGTTAGGTTTCATTGTAGTATATGTGAaagtctttctaaaatcatccatTTTGCAGATATGACCAAATGGTCTATCCAAAAAGTAGTTCTGCTTGTTTCAGTTTGAAAAGTCCCTTTTTCCTggggaaacaataaaaatcaGTTTACTTTCTACCATCAGAGGAAAGCACTTAaattgctctgtgtgtgtgtgtgtgcgcgcgtgtgcgCTCTTTTGGAAACTTCCCTGTTTatatcattatttgttttcttcagaggcaGAGACTAATTTTGAAGTGAAGGAGTTGTCCACAAGGTTGAGGCTTATGGATGGATCTGGCCGTGAAGGAAATATGAATGAGGCTTCCCATGACTTCATTTTGAGAGATATTTGTGACTCTACTATCAAGGTAAATCAAAATGCAATGAGTGACTATGAATTTGAGGAAATTGCAGAGAAATTCAACCAACATTCAGCCCTAACACAATATATGAAACGGAACTCAGGAAATGACTATTGTCAGGATAGTGAATATAGGAAACACTTTCTTGAAAAAGTAGTTGTTCAGTCACCTGAGACACCTGAAATGCCCATATATCAAGGTAATGTAGGAGGAATGGCCTTGGGCTGTAGTTCAGTCCTCAGTAGACATCCAAAAAGTAAACGTGTTGAGATGGTTTGTGTGAGTGATGAAGGTGGGAGATCCTTCAGTGAGAATTCTCAGCTTGCTGCACATCTgggaatccatactggagagaaaccttatgaatgtaaacaatgtggaaaggtttTTACAAACAGCAAATATTTTACGAAGCATCAGAGCATACACACAGGAGAGAAATCTtgtgaatgtaaacagtgtggaaaggctttcacaaagATGAGCAaacttgctgcacatcagagaatccacactggagagaaaccttatcaatgtaaacaatgtggaaaggctttcacagtgAGGAATCATCTTaccagacatcagagaatccacactggagagaaaccttatgaatgtaaacactgtggacaGGCTTTCACATGGAGGGACTCTCTTACTGCACATCAGAGCATCCATACTGGAgcaaaaccttatgaatgtaaacagtgtggaaaggctttcacacagaggtaCAATCTTtctacacatcagagaatccacactggagagaaaccttatgaatgtaaacattgtggaaaagctttcacatGGAGGGACTCTCTTGCTGCTCATCAGAGCGTCCATACTGGAGTGAAACCTTTTgtatgtaaacagtgtggaaaggctttcacacagaggtgCAATCTTtctacacatcagagaatccacactggagagaaaccttatgaatgtaaacactgtggaaagactTTTACATGGAGTGCTTCTCTTGCTAAgcatcagagcatccacactggagagaaaccttttgaatgtaaacaatgtggaaaggcattcacaCAGAGGGACCATTTAACccgacatcagagaatccatactgaagagaaaccttatgaatgtaaacagtttggAAATGCTTTCACACAGAAGGACACTCTTGCTGCACATCAGtggatccacactggagagaaactttatTTTATTGGATATGTAGTAGATTCTTTGCTAATTGGGTAAGCAATGATGAAATTTTTTGATTGGGAATAAGTGGATAAGAGAGAGGAGTTGAGTGAAAGGTATTTCTTTAACTCAGAGTAGAATCTGTCCTGATCTAGGAAGTTTTTCCAAGGAGCTTGTTCTAAGAGTTGGAGAAGATCTGGTGAAAACTCTTGAAAAATATACTAGCAGACAAGAGAATAGTGATACTCCAGTACCTCTATTTCACCAGTGGTGGCAGGAGAGAGCAAAGGATGAATTTCATCTGAGCAGCAGGAAAGAAATCTGTCTTATTCCTTTCTGTTTGTTTAATTAATATTTCAGTTTAAGATATAGTCAATTAGTTTTGGGGAATAGATTAGTAAGAGTAGTTTTAAGTTAGGCTTGTGAATTCAAGCAAGAAGAAAGTCTCATGAGAGACATTTGTGGGTTGTTAGCTAGTATTGATTAGATTTAGGGAAATATATTTCCTCAACTTTCCAGTTACAGTatctccaatttccttttcctaccACTGTTtctatataagtaaatacaaataaataatttttttatgcaAGATTTATCTCTAGTCAAGTCTCTTCAACTACTGGTCCACCCAACTCTTAGCAACCAATTCCCAATAACTAAATCTATTTATAGTCTATTAACAGGCTATTATATCTACAATCAATAACTGATCTAAACTCAAAATAATAGATAAAAATCATCCTTTATTCTCCAGCTTGCATTAATTAATATTAGTAATCTTtgattggcaacttcctatagaaaattcATGAAAGTTTGGTGCCCTTCAGAAAAGAggtactagtttctccttttgaaGAGAGGAGAAATCCCCCTCCCCagtatctttgtatatatacatgaatatacacCTTCAATTTACTCTTTTCTAATGTGGCCAAAacctcccctttttaaaaattattgtggaTTAAGTGGTTAGATTCTGATTGTGTGAAGAAAGGAGTGGATTGGGTCACGAGGATAGAATGGCAGCAggaaaaaggcagcaatagagtcAAAAAATCAGGGGATGGGTCACAGCAGATGTCCCCTGCACTGCACCCTGGAGTGCCCATCTGGGAAGCCCAGGCAAAATAAAAAGTCACAGTTGGATCCTGGGATGATGTGTGAGTGTTAGTGGGAAGAGAAAATGTTTGATGACCTGAGAGAAGAGCAGATTGCActctctttttcagtttttttgttttcaggACATTCTTGTGAGCATTGCCATGgagcctccttccctcctctttcccatgGGTTTTAGCCAAAGGGCAGAACATCTTCTCTTAAATTAATCAATCCTGGTCAGACAAGTACCCACAGGGAAGTCCTGCTCATACCCATGGCTCTCTGAGACTGCAGTGTGTAAGTCTTGAAATtcctcagacttgtgaatgttaaaaattttccccaatggggaattctcaattggaacaattccctactggaacattccccattttgactgtgagaactcaccaggatcagaaatgggaggacctctaatCCActcatacttaagactgctttaggggagaaaactccttgctaaacaatgaaagtacttggacccatgcttatgatgaggcagggagttctttgagccatgcctgtttttagaattgatacaataggatgctaggtacctataaaggtcaggcaacttgtaaacttgccaggagcaaagaggtgaaaacttacttagaggttttctcttgaggggattagtcgactcagctgtgttttctctggttcagacttactgaggggattagtcgacccagcagtgtttttagaatgggttgtcctttggaaaacgtctacagtgattggtagatgtaaggacttaggggaagtgacataggagaaaaccccctatataagaaaaagcagaatctcttgaaagacaatccttttggagaaagctctgatgaggatcgcttgggaagaatctcttgagagaggctctgaagaagggaagctcttgaaggacaatctctaaggaggtctcactggagctcctctgaggggactctgtccctctggaagctctggagagaggcccttcatttattttattttatttttttaattttataatattttatttgatcatttccaagcattattctttaaagacaaagatcattttcttttcctcctccccaccccccatagccgacgcgtgattccactgggtatccatgtgttcttgattcgaacccattgccatgttgttaatatttgcattagagtttcgtttagagtctggagagaggccctttaaaacagtctctggctggatttctctttgaggaggactgtggctggaactctctctggtgaagtcagctgagataga
This sequence is a window from Monodelphis domestica isolate mMonDom1 chromosome 3, mMonDom1.pri, whole genome shotgun sequence. Protein-coding genes within it:
- the LOC107652147 gene encoding zinc finger protein 383-like; its protein translation is MAPRTPRPPSQGSITFKDVAVDFTQEEWCLLDHSQKELYLEVMLENVQNLLSVGLRIPRENFISSFQQGKAQWLLEQEDPRRSCSEAETNFEVKELSTRLRLMDGSGREGNMNEASHDFILRDICDSTIKVNQNAMSDYEFEEIAEKFNQHSALTQYMKRNSGNDYCQDSEYRKHFLEKVVVQSPETPEMPIYQGNVGGMALGCSSVLSRHPKSKRVEMVCVSDEGGRSFSENSQLAAHLGIHTGEKPYECKQCGKVFTNSKYFTKHQSIHTGEKSCECKQCGKAFTKMSKLAAHQRIHTGEKPYQCKQCGKAFTVRNHLTRHQRIHTGEKPYECKHCGQAFTWRDSLTAHQSIHTGAKPYECKQCGKAFTQRYNLSTHQRIHTGEKPYECKHCGKAFTWRDSLAAHQSVHTGVKPFVCKQCGKAFTQRCNLSTHQRIHTGEKPYECKHCGKTFTWSASLAKHQSIHTGEKPFECKQCGKAFTQRDHLTRHQRIHTEEKPYECKQFGNAFTQKDTLAAHQWIHTGEKLYFIGYVVDSLLIG